Proteins co-encoded in one Papaver somniferum cultivar HN1 chromosome 5, ASM357369v1, whole genome shotgun sequence genomic window:
- the LOC113279284 gene encoding uncharacterized protein LOC113279284: MRGNIRSKKLPRILIVSRKRTRKFTNEGAIAKMAKSLGYEVIVEEPGVTKDATRFAQMVNSCDVMMGVHGAGLTNLVLLPPNAVFIQIIPWGGLEWVCGVSFEEPAKDMKLKYLDYKITENESSLIQQYPLDHAVFKDHVSVRKQGWHALRSVYLDNQDVNTDVKRFRPTLLKALELLHM; the protein is encoded by the coding sequence ATGAGAGGTAATATTCGTTCAAAGAAACTTCCTAGGATTCTGATTGTTTCGCGTAAGAGAACGCGTAAATTTACCAACGAAGGTGCAATAGCAAAGATGGCTAAGAGCTTGGGGTATGAAGTGATTGTAGAAGAGCCTGGTGTGACTAAGGATGCAACGCGGTTCGCGCAAATGGTAAATTCATGTGATGTGATGATGGGAGTTCATGGGGCAGGATTAACTAACTTAGTTTTACTACCTCCTAATGCGGTATTTATTCAGATCATACCTTGGGGAGGATTGGAATGGGTTTGTGGGGTTTCTTTTGAAGAACCAGCAAAGGATATGAAGTTGAAGTACTTGGATTATAAGATTACTGAAAATGAGAGTTCTTTGATTCAGCAATATCCACTTGATCATGCTGTTTTTAAGGATCATGTTTCGGTTAGAAAACAAGGTTGGCATGCACTTAGGTCTGTATATTTAGATAACCAAGATGTAAATACTGATGTGAAGAGATTCAGACCTACTTTGTTAAAAGCACTTGAGCTTCTCCATATGTAG
- the LOC113279285 gene encoding uncharacterized protein LOC113279285 yields MNRKRSVIALSVYLAIALLTSFTVISKPSYLTTSHPILNYNAGLRMLSIDEDTSSNSLQRLSMAVVTVTDTDEIKGEAEGARNVDNRMIQEIKLTPVCDVLDPRFDICEIDGHIRIHGKSSFVLYNTLLSAEGISSTGNESWRIKPYARKSDNSAMKVVNEILVKPLLKNDLNQPNCTTYHNVPAVIFSVGGYAGNHYHAYTDVLVPLFLTSHQFNQQVQFLVTDFSPYWISKYKPILNHLSKYPVVDIDKENDVHG; encoded by the exons ATGAACAGAAAAAGATCGGTTATTGCGCTATCGGTGTATTTAGCCATTGCATTGCTAACTTCTTTTACAGTCATCTCTAAGCCTTCCTATCTTACTACTAGTCATCCGATTC TGAACTATAATGCTGGATTAAGAATGTTATCGATCGATGAAGATACAAGCAGTAATTCGCTTCAAAGACTAA GTATGGCCGTCGTCACTGTTACTGATACAGATGAAATTAAGGGGGAAGCTGAGGGTGCACGTAATGTTGATAATCGGATGATACAGGAAATCAAGCTTACTCCGGTATGCGACGTCTTAGACCCACGATTTGATATTTGCGAGATTGATGGCCATATAAGGATCCATGGGAAATCGTCATTCGTTCTCTATAACACATTATTATCTGCAGAAGGTATTTCAAGCACCGGGAATGAATCATGGAGAATCAAACCGTACGCTCGAAAATCAGATAACTCAGCAATGAAGGTAGTTAATGAAATTTTGGTAAAACCGTTGCTAAAAAACGACTTAAACCAGCCGAATTGCACTACTTATCATAATGTTCCTGCGGTGATTTTCTCGGTCGGAGGTTATGCTGGCAACCATTACCACGCTTACACCGATGTGTTGGTACCTCTTTTTCTCACTTCTCATCAGTTTAACCAACAAGTTCAATTTCTAGTCACAGATTTTAGTCCTTATTGGATTTCAAAGTACAAACCCATTCTAAATCACCTCTCAAAGTATCCGGTAGTCGACATTGATAAAGAAAATGATGTCCATGGTTAG
- the LOC113282171 gene encoding uncharacterized protein LOC113282171 isoform X1, translated as MKYKAVFANSFSRHEQKKFGYGAFAGCLIIILTSFVVYKPSFSYLPVANLRFSIDAGLRLPTIEEAPHLFANEETKPEIRILSKTESTELKVPDRNIIQQKIRTLPDNAPKQDIKAADNKLKQEIKVSINSTEIKLEAKFSNTEMKPPVCDVSDSMTDFCDISGDVRIHGKSSSVLFSTSSQNATYTRNESWKVKPYPRKADPEAMSSVSQFSVKSFINNNDKEVPECNFSHNVPAIIFSTAGYSWNHFHAYTDVLIPLFLTSHKFNQEVQFLITSSSQYWIHKYEEIFKHLSRYPIIDIDNEDNVHCYKRVIVGLKVHKEFDIDPTKSPKGYSMTDFTRFIRNAYAINTKSSAIKIKRNRKSKNQQLRPRLLLVSRKRSRKITNEDELVDMARSLGYEVIVSEPRTGMNYSRFAEVVSTCDVMLGVHGAGLTNIVFLPVNAILIQIVPLGGLEGACRTDFGEPAKDMKLRYLEYKISEKESSLIQQYPLDHAVLRDPRSITKQGWKALKDIYLDKQDVRIDVHRFRPTLLNALELLRK; from the exons ATGAAATACAAGGCAGTATTTGCTAACAGCTTTAGCAGGCACGAAcagaaaaagttcggttacggAGCATTCGCTGGGTGTTTGATCATTATACttacttcttttgttgtttaTAAACCATCCTTCTCTTATCTCCCTGTTG CCAACTTAAGATTTTCAATTGATGCTGGATTAAGACTTCCGACAATCGAAGAAGCTCCTCATTTAT ttgcaaaCGAGGAAACGAAGCCGGAAATCAGAATCCTATCTAAAACCGAGAGTACAGAGTTAAAAGTTCCAGATAGAAACATAATCCAGCAGAAAATAAGAACGTTGCCTGATAACGCACCGAAGCAAGACATAAAAGCTGCAGATAACAAATTGAAGCAGGAAATCAAAGTTTCAATTAATAGTACTGAAATTAAGCTAGAAGCCAAAttttcaaatactgaaatgaagcCACCTGTGTGTGATGTTTCTGACAGCATGACGGATTTTTGTGATATCAGTGGAGATGTTAGGATCCATGGGAAATCATCTAGCGTCCTATTCAGTACTTCATCTCAAAATGCCACTTACACGAGGAACGAATCATGGAAAGTTAAACCTTACCCTCGAAAAGCAGATCCAGAAGCTATGAGTAGCGTTAGCCAATTTTCGGTAAAATCATTTATCAACAATAATGACAAAGAAGTGCCTGAATGCAATTTTAGTCATAATGTTCCTGCGATAATTTTCTCGACTGCAGGGTACAGTTGGAACCATTTCCACGCCTACACTGATGTACTGATTCCATTATTCCTCACTTCTCATAAATTCAACCAAGAAGTTCAGTTTCTTATAACCAGTTCAAGCCAGTATTGGATTCACAAATATGAAGAGATTTTTAAACACCTATCTAGATACCCAATAATCGATATCGATAACGAAGACAATGTCCATTGCTACAAAAGAGTAATCGTCGGTCTAAAAGTACACAAGGAGTTTGATATTGATCCTACGAAATCTCCTAAAGGCTATTCAATGACAGATTTCACTAGATTCATAAGAAATGCATATGCAATAAATACGAAATCATCCGCAATAAAGATCAAGCGGAATCGCAAAAGCAAGAACCAACAACTGCGGCCAAGGCTTCTGCTTGTTTCACGTAAGAGAAGTCGAAAAATTACAAATGAAGATGAATTAGTTGATATGGCTAGAAGCTTGGGGTATGAAGTAATTGTCTCCGAACCCCGAACTGGTATGAATTACTCGAGATTTGCTGAAGTCGTGAGTACATGCGATGTGATGCTGGGAGTTCATGGAGCTGGTTTAACTAATATTGTTTTTCTTCCTGTAAATGCAATACTCATTCAGATTGTGCCATTGGGAGGACTGGAAGGGGCATGCAGGACTGATTTCGGAGAACCGGCAAAAGATATGAAGTTGAGGTACTTGGAGTATAAGATAAGTGAAAAGGAGAGTTCTTTGATTCAACAATATCCACTTGATCATGCTGTTTTGAGAGATCCTCGTTCAATTACGAAACAAGGTTGGAAGGCACTTAAGGATATATATTTAGACAAACAAGATGTACGTATTGATGTTCATAGATTTAGACCTACTTTGTTAAATGCACTTGAGCTTCTCCGTAAATAG
- the LOC113282171 gene encoding uncharacterized protein LOC113282171 isoform X2, translated as MKYKAVFANSFSRHEQKKFGYGAFAGCLIIILTSFVVYKPSFSYLPVANLRFSIDAGLRLPTIEEAPHLFANEETKPEIRILSKTESTELKVPDRNIIQQKIRTLPDNAPKQDIKAADNKLKQEIKVSINSTEIKLEAKFSNTEMKPPVCDVSDSMTDFCDISGDVRIHGKSSSVLFSTSSQNATYTRNESWKVKPYPRKADPEAMSSVSQFSVKSFINNNDKEVPECNFSHNVPAIIFSTAGYSWNHFHAYTDVLIPLFLTSHKFNQEVQFLITSSSQYWIHKYEEIFKHLSRYPIIDIDNEDNVHCYKRVIVGLKVHKEFDIDPTKSPKGYSMTDFTRFIRNAYAINTKSSAIKIKRNRKSKNQQLRPRLLLVSRKRSRKITNEDELVDMARSLGYEVIVSEPRTDCAIGRTGRGMQD; from the exons ATGAAATACAAGGCAGTATTTGCTAACAGCTTTAGCAGGCACGAAcagaaaaagttcggttacggAGCATTCGCTGGGTGTTTGATCATTATACttacttcttttgttgtttaTAAACCATCCTTCTCTTATCTCCCTGTTG CCAACTTAAGATTTTCAATTGATGCTGGATTAAGACTTCCGACAATCGAAGAAGCTCCTCATTTAT ttgcaaaCGAGGAAACGAAGCCGGAAATCAGAATCCTATCTAAAACCGAGAGTACAGAGTTAAAAGTTCCAGATAGAAACATAATCCAGCAGAAAATAAGAACGTTGCCTGATAACGCACCGAAGCAAGACATAAAAGCTGCAGATAACAAATTGAAGCAGGAAATCAAAGTTTCAATTAATAGTACTGAAATTAAGCTAGAAGCCAAAttttcaaatactgaaatgaagcCACCTGTGTGTGATGTTTCTGACAGCATGACGGATTTTTGTGATATCAGTGGAGATGTTAGGATCCATGGGAAATCATCTAGCGTCCTATTCAGTACTTCATCTCAAAATGCCACTTACACGAGGAACGAATCATGGAAAGTTAAACCTTACCCTCGAAAAGCAGATCCAGAAGCTATGAGTAGCGTTAGCCAATTTTCGGTAAAATCATTTATCAACAATAATGACAAAGAAGTGCCTGAATGCAATTTTAGTCATAATGTTCCTGCGATAATTTTCTCGACTGCAGGGTACAGTTGGAACCATTTCCACGCCTACACTGATGTACTGATTCCATTATTCCTCACTTCTCATAAATTCAACCAAGAAGTTCAGTTTCTTATAACCAGTTCAAGCCAGTATTGGATTCACAAATATGAAGAGATTTTTAAACACCTATCTAGATACCCAATAATCGATATCGATAACGAAGACAATGTCCATTGCTACAAAAGAGTAATCGTCGGTCTAAAAGTACACAAGGAGTTTGATATTGATCCTACGAAATCTCCTAAAGGCTATTCAATGACAGATTTCACTAGATTCATAAGAAATGCATATGCAATAAATACGAAATCATCCGCAATAAAGATCAAGCGGAATCGCAAAAGCAAGAACCAACAACTGCGGCCAAGGCTTCTGCTTGTTTCACGTAAGAGAAGTCGAAAAATTACAAATGAAGATGAATTAGTTGATATGGCTAGAAGCTTGGGGTATGAAGTAATTGTCTCCGAACCCCGAACTG ATTGTGCCATTGGGAGGACTGGAAGGGGCATGCAGGACTGA
- the LOC113279286 gene encoding protein O-linked-mannose beta-1,4-N-acetylglucosaminyltransferase 2-like yields MKIRENLTTSKNQQQQPRLLLVSRKKTRKIINKDEVVTMAKSLGYEVTVAEPGSGMDCSRVAQVVSTCDVMLGVHGAGLTNIVFLPTNAILIQIVPLGGLETVCRNYFGEPAKDMKWRYLEYKLSVKESSLIEQYPPDHVVFKDPLSFSKLGWSPEGWSALRDVYLDKQDVHIDVHRFRPTLLKALELLRN; encoded by the coding sequence ATGAAGATCAGAGAGAATCTCACAACAAGTaagaatcaacaacaacaaccaaggcTTCTACTTGTTTCGCGTAAGAAAACTCGGAAAATTATAAATAAAGATGAAGTAGTTACTATGGCTAAAAGCTTGGGATATGAAGTAACTGTAGCGGAACCTGGAAGTGGTATGGATTGCTCGAGAGTTGCGCAAGTCGTGAGTACATGTGATGTGATGCTGGGAGTCCATGGAGCTGGTTTAACTAATATTGTTTTCCTTCCCACAAATGCAATACTTATTCAGATTGTACCATTGGGAGGACTGGAAACGGTATGCAGGAATTATTTTGGAGAACCAGCTAAAGATATGAAATGGAGATATTTAGAGTATAAGTTAAGTGTGAAGGAGAGTTCTCTAATCGAACAATATCCACCTGATCATGTTGTTTTTAAAGATCCGCTTTCATTTTCAAAATTAGGTTGGAGTCCAGAAGGTTGGAGCGCACTCAGGGATGTATATTTAGACAAACAGGATGTACACATTGATGTTCATAGATTTAGACCTACTTTGTTAAAAGCACTTGAGCTTCTCCGCAATTGA
- the LOC113282172 gene encoding origin of replication complex subunit 4-like, which yields METSKAAEEALILLRSRICNPNFVFSALSDKPDSNYSKLKFLLSSSVTESCNNSVLLLGPRGCGKIPVLELVLQDLQSEHPETISVVRLSGILHSDDNYALKEIARQLCLEHDLEFSKMASSDDNSQFMIAMLQKCGLDHRTLIFVLDEFDLFTQGKQRLLYCLLDAMQSVMSQAVVVGSSCRLDADQLLEKRVRSRFSHRKLLFLPPSKEDLQILLEHILSLPADSSFPHDYVVEFNEKIHCILGDQRFKAILTKLSDADSSVNNLLSFLFRSICNMDLKESRFLSIKNFETASKSIHQQPKLESLQDCSILEHYIMVCMKRLETKEQNSYNFNSVMKEYKDIHDAFPIYVTYYERDRCLMAFEHLEQRGLISFEDVRGQNPSVQFRSVKLLVSSHQLQESLKANSSSIPGKIRTLLML from the exons ATGGAAACATCGAAAGCAGCAGAGGAGGCTTTAATTCTACTCAGAAGTAGGATTTGTAACCCTAATTTCGTTTTCTCTGCTTTATCTGATAAACCAGACAGTAACTACAG TAAATTAAAGTTCCTACTCTCCAGCTCAGTTACTGAATCCTGCAATAACTCCGTCTTGCTTCTTGGTCCTCGTGGGTGTGGAAAAATCCCT GTGTTAGAGCTTGTTTTACAAGATTTGCAGTCTGAGCATCCTGAAACAATTTCAGTG GTCAGACTGAGTGGGATATTGCATAGTGATGATAATTATGCACTCAAG GAGATTGCTAGACAACTTTGTTTGGAACATGACTTGGAGTTTTCGAAAATG GCCTCATCTGATGATAACTCTCAGTTCATGATAGCCATGCTGCA AAAGTGTGGACTAGATCATAGAACACTCATCTTTGTACTTGATGAGTTTGATCTCTTTACTCAG GGAAAGCAAAGACTACTCTATTGCTTGCTAGATGCAATGCAGTCTGTAATGTCACAAGCTGTAGTTGTCGGTTCCAGTTGCCGCTTG GATGCAGATCAACTCCTAGAAAAGAGAGTAAGATCGCGTTTTTCCCACAGGAAACTATTGTTTCTTCCTCCCTCTAAAGAAGACCTACAGAT ATTGTTGGAGCACATACTGTCTTTGCCAGCAGATTCAAGTTTTCCTCATGATTATGTAGTTGAGTTTAATGAGAAAATTCAT TGCATATTAGGAGACCAGAGGTTTAAAGCAATTCTTACGAAACTATCTGATGCTGATTCCAGTGTAAACAACTTGTTGAGCTTTCT ATTTCGATCTATTTGCAATATGGATTTAAAAGAATCAAGGTTTCTTTCAATAAAAAACTTTGAAACTGCGAGTAAGAGCATCCATCAGCAACCCAAGCTTGAAAGCCTGCAAG ATTGTTCTATTTTAGAGCACTATATTATGGTATGCATGAAGAGACTGGAAACTAAAGAGCAGAACTCCTACAACTTCAATTCTGTTATGAAAG AGTACAAAGACATACATGATGCTTTCCCGATTTATGTCACTTATTATGAAAGGGATAGATGCTTAATG GCCTTTGAACACCTTGAACAGCGTGGGTTAATCTCCTTTGAAGATGTCAGGGGGCAGAATCCGTCTGTTCAATTTCGCTCAGTTAAGCTACTAGTCTCATCCCATCAGCTTCAGGAGAGCTTGAAAGCAAACAGTTCCAGTATTCCC GGGAAAATTCGGACACTACTAATGTTGTAA
- the LOC113282173 gene encoding uncharacterized protein LOC113282173: MGKKEQEHLNRILITHLNTMHETFQLLEDAPPSSLEKVDWQDVVTLGGEVSKQATIAGMLWSGAPTMKELEENMRVYFNLLQGFILLAHSSKIGAGPTLSSYINASAKHVADTSYSFFKESVSSFGTNSKDQRLSIPQLAGSVWEACGSLKKTPSTNYTAIGRAITQVAVSMKDVLRELKELKPASVEDPTIDNTPDETNDPNESDDEDGDLGEDLSPEEMKIAESAIIVVSDTLTAIKELIRFITGLLRQSEPSDNDSKLVYSLEGLLRLCKEIGIQIDELGACLYPPQEIPALKLGSDKILDNVREIQAEIRKFEGCSYDGLFKACECLATSLTKMKTELDLSETRTKMQNLAVSS; the protein is encoded by the exons ATGGGGAAAAAAGAGCAAGAACACCTTAATCGCATCTTGATTACGCATCTAAACACCATGCATGAGACCTTCCAG CTTTTGGAAGATGCACCTCCTTCTTCTCTTGAGAAAGTAGATTGGCAGGATGTTGTAACATTGGGGGGAGAAGTATCAAAACAAGCAACAATAG CTGGAATGCTTTGGAGTGGAGCACCCACCATGAAAGAGTTGGAAGAGAACATGAGGGTCTACTTTAACTTGCTGCAGGGATTCATTCTGCTGGCACACAGTAGTAAGATCGGTGCAGGGCCAACTCTTTCGTCCTATATTAATGCATCTGCAAAGCACGTTGCCGATACAAGTTATTCATTCTTTAAAGAGTCTGTCTCCTCATTTG GAACTAATAGCAAAGATCAGAGACTTTCGATCCCGCAGTTAGCAGGTTCTGTCTGGGAAGCATGTGGTTCTCTTAAGAAAACTCCTTCCACAAACTACACAGCCATTGGGCGAGCCATCACACAAGTTGCAGTATCCATGAAGGATGTACTGCGTGAACTAAAAGAGTTGAAACCAGCCTCAGTTGAAGATCCAACAATTGATAATACTCCTGACGAGACAAATGATCCAAATGAAAGCGATGATGAGGATGGTGACCTCGGAGAAGATCTCTCACCTGAGGAGATGAAAATCGCTGAATCAGCTATTATCGTTGTGTCTGACACTCTTACAGCAATCAAGGAGCTTATCCGCTTTATCACAGGTTTGCTTAGGCAATCAGAACCCTCCGATAATGATAGCAAATTGGTATATTCGTTGGAAGGATTATTAAGACTCTGTAAAGAAATCGGAATTCAAATCGATGAGCTTGGTGCATGTTTATACCCTCCACAAGAGATTCCTGCATTGAAGCTGGGATCAGATAAAATTTTAGATAACGTTCGTGAAATTCAAGCAGAGATTCGTAAATTCGAGGGATGTTCCTATGATGGTTTATTTAAAGCATGCGAATGTTTAGCGACTTCACTGACCAAAATGAAGACAGAATTGGATTTGTCCGAGACAAGAACCAAAATGCAGAATCTGGCCGTGAGTAGTTAG
- the LOC113283452 gene encoding uncharacterized protein LOC113283452, protein MAKPTSATPFKIRESTRFYPYFKDCIGAMDGTHIPAMVEKRNAAVYRNRHGITSQNVLAVCNFDLEFIYVLSGWEGSAHDSKILNDAMTKRNGLKIPQEEEDSHPSTLVNDDEILTQQTQEQQRQEANAWRKSIADD, encoded by the exons atggctaagccaacaagtgcaactccatttaaaattcgtgagagtacacgattttatccttactttaaggattgcattggagctatggacggtacacatatcccagcaatggtagagaaaagaaatgcagccgtttatcggaatcgacatggaattacatctcaaaatgtgttagcggtttgcaacttcgacttggagttcatatacgtgctcagtggatgggaagggtctgctcatgattcgaaaatacttaacgacgcaatgacaaaaagaaatggactgaaaataccgcag gaagaggaagatagccatccatcaacgcttgtaaatgacgatgaaattttgacacaacaaactcaagaacaacaacgtcaagaagctaatgcatggagaaagagtatagcggatgat